One Helicobacter cetorum MIT 00-7128 DNA window includes the following coding sequences:
- a CDS encoding chemotaxis protein has product MDVQKTTSLHLNNEAQFLCFKLDKGEDAQLYGMNIFKVREIIHYDEDITETIGGTDGMMLGFLTVRGESIPLIDVRRWLHYDINSSESSLKEHGIVDNKNLVIVCYFSNHLIALKVLEIKSIVHKSWQEISTGDKQGINVESKVSAITRFDSERVIQILDVEKMICDVFPTMKDLDELTLRCMEAIKSQKMILIAEDSLTALKALEKIVQALNLSYLAFANGQELLDYLYENENYKKVGVVITDLEMPVISGFEVLKTIKKNEKTEQLPVIVNSSMSSDANRQLAQSLEADGFVVKSNVLEIHEMLKRALS; this is encoded by the coding sequence ATGGATGTCCAAAAAACAACTTCATTGCATTTAAATAATGAGGCTCAGTTTTTGTGTTTCAAGTTAGATAAGGGTGAAGATGCCCAACTCTATGGTATGAATATTTTTAAGGTAAGAGAAATTATTCATTATGATGAGGACATTACAGAGACCATTGGAGGCACTGATGGTATGATGCTTGGTTTTCTTACGGTTAGGGGAGAATCTATCCCTTTAATTGATGTAAGAAGATGGCTTCATTATGATATCAACTCTTCAGAAAGCTCTCTTAAAGAGCATGGCATTGTTGATAATAAAAATCTTGTAATAGTGTGTTATTTTTCTAACCATTTGATTGCATTAAAAGTATTAGAGATTAAAAGCATTGTGCATAAGAGTTGGCAAGAAATTAGCACAGGGGATAAACAAGGCATTAATGTTGAAAGCAAAGTGAGCGCTATCACACGCTTTGATAGTGAGAGAGTGATACAAATCTTAGATGTAGAAAAAATGATTTGTGATGTTTTCCCCACCATGAAAGATTTAGATGAATTAACCTTGCGTTGTATGGAGGCCATAAAAAGTCAAAAGATGATTTTAATTGCTGAAGATTCCCTAACAGCTCTTAAGGCTTTAGAAAAAATTGTGCAAGCATTAAATTTAAGCTATCTAGCTTTTGCAAACGGACAAGAATTATTAGATTATCTCTATGAAAATGAGAATTATAAAAAAGTAGGGGTAGTGATTACGGATTTAGAAATGCCTGTAATTTCTGGCTTTGAAGTCTTAAAGACCATTAAGAAAAACGAAAAAACAGAGCAACTTCCTGTAATTGTTAATTCCTCCATGAGTAGCGATGCTAATCGCCAATTAGCTCAATCTTTGGAGGCTGATGGTTTTGTGGTAAAATCCAATGTTCTTGAAATCCATGAAATGCTCAAAAGAGCGCTTTCATAA